The sequence TTTTTATCGTCCCTATTCACAACGATTAGAATAACGGGAATTACGGAAATATCGCAGTATGCTAACAATGAGGTTTCAACCTGATAAGACGGTTTTTTATAGTTTTTGGGTTGAAGCGTCTTTAATTGAATATCAATTTTACCAATTGGAAATTGCTCATTATCAGTAATCTCTAAAATACCATCTGAGTTGGGCACTTTATCGAGAGTACGAACATCCCCTTTAATAAATTTTCTATCTAACAAAACATGAAAAATATCCCTTACCTCTTGTTCTGTTGAACTCGTATAAGGATAACCCGCAGGTTTTGCATCAATAATCTTCTTGCCTTGTACTTTCATACTTAAATGACTATTAGTTAGGGATGCCGGATACTTTTACAAACGAATACGCCCAAAGGAGCACAAACGTTATGACAAATGTTATTAGCTCCCAACTCCAATTCCAGCTCCAATGGTATTTTTCAATGCCTTCCCAGGTAATATTTTCCTCTTCATTTTTTTCACACACAAACGTTGCTATGTTTCGCATCCTTGATAAACTTTTCAATTGCGAATGTTTGATAAAGACGATAAATAAGCCATGGATGAAAAGAAAGCCGATAAACAAACCGGTTTCGTGATTACTTGGAAAGTTAATTTTGTTTTCAGCCTTAGCGTAGCTAGCCAACACAATGACAGTCCACAAAGCAACATTCATTTTCCACTGGATATCTCGTGTCTTATTATACTTCTCTGCTTCTACTTTATAAACTTCAAGAAGGTTATCTTTTTCTTAGCCATACAGAAAAATAAAGTTTTTTTTGCGTTTTCTTTCTAGCTATCTCGTCCCCAGTCAGCATTCCTACAAACACGAACCAATAATTTGGATCCTAAAACAACGGCAACTGCCCATGCTTTATCCTTCTAAAGGATGAAGTATTCCATTCCATCTCTGTTTGGTTCAGCCCATATTTTTTGCAGTATAGATGAAACTGCGTGCGTATCAGTTCGGCAAACTTACCATCGCCTACCATGCGGTTGCCCCATCGGCTATCGTTCACCTGGCCTTCGTGGCAGGCTGCTATCTGGCCCCATACTTTTTCTGCACGGTCGGGAAAGGCTTTGAACAGCCAGTCTTTGAATATCGGTCCAATGGCGCCGTTCAGTCTTACTACCGTATACCCTGCCCATTTCGCTCCTGCTTCTGCTGATGCCTTCAACACATCATGCATGTGCATATCGTTCAGTCCCGGTATCAACGGTGCATTCATGATGCCTGTAGGTACACCGTTCTTCGCTAAGGTCTCCACCACTTTCAAGCGCGAACGGTAAGAAGCAGTACGTGGCTCCAGCACTCTGCGCAGGTCTTCATCCAGCGAGGTGATGGAAGAGAATACACGTACGAGGTTGAGCCTGTTTAGTTCTTTGATAATATCAAGATCACGGAGCACGAGTGCATTCTTGGTGAGTATGCCAACGGGGTTGCGGTACTCCAGGCAGATCTCCAGCAACTTGCGGGTGATGCGCATGCGGCGTTCTATAGGCTGGTAACAATCCGTATTGCCCGAGAGGGATATAACTGATGGTTCCCAATTGGGGTTCTCGAAAAACTTCTTCAGCAACTGCGGTGCATTCTTCTTCACCACTATCCTGCTCTCGAAATCTACACCCGCGCTGTAACCCCAGTACTCGTGCGAGTTGCGCGCATAACAATAGATACAACCGTGCTCGCAGCCCTGGTAAGGATTGGCGGAGAACATCATGCCTACATCGGGACTGGTCACCTTATTGACCAGCGTTTTACTATCGTCAAAGATGTATTCGGTCTTACGTTCTTCCACTTCCCAATCATCGATAGCCTCGGGATGCTCCTGCACATACTCCCCTTTCAGGAACCTGTTCTTTGGATTGAACTGGGCTCCCCTGCCCTTGTCGAAACGCTCGTTTGCTCTTTGGTTGATCATAGTTTTTTGTTTTGTGGTGGGGTGTTTTAATCTTCTTCCAGCATGTATTTATTGAACTTATCGCCTTCGTACAGGTCTTTCACCGAACCGAAGCCGATAGCATCTGCCATTTCGTTTGGCCTTATCGTCTCGCAGGCTTTGCGTACAGCGTTCTTGCCGTAGCGGTCTTTGATATTGTACATGGTCTTTCGCGCAGTATCGGCCTTTATCTTATTCTCAAACAGGCTATACTGTATACGCGCACCATGAATGAAGTTTGAAATAGCCACACCCATTTGCATCGTCCTGTTGTTGAAAATAGTGTCAATGTTGCGCGGGCGTTCAAACTCTGCAATGCGATCGTAGATATAACTGCGCATCTCCATGGCATCCTGCGTCGGGTCGGCCAGCTTTATTTTCGTCTCCCAACTGGTGAAATCTTTGTACCTGATAAAAAAGCTCACCTCCTTGCAGAACACGTCCTGCTTCACCATCCGCTGCTCCAGTCTCGTACACAGCGATATCAGCAACGACTCCAACGATTGTTTCGATTCTCGCTGCACCTGCGATACCGTACGCGTAGCACTCATAGCACGGTAATCGTTCTTATACAGATCCGTCTCGCGGAAGTGAAGCCGTGAATGCCAGTAGTTGCCCACCACACCACCAAAGGCCCTGCGCAGCAAAGCATCTGAAGCATGACGCAGCTCCAGCGGCGTACGGATGCCGATGGTTTGCAATCTTTTTTCGTTGGCTTTTGCTATACCCGGCAGGTCGGTCAGCTTCATGGTGGCCAGGTAGTCGTCGATATTATCCGGGGTTATCACTATCAGTCCATCGGGCTTCTGCAGCTCGGTGCCTAGCTTGGCCAGGAAAGAATTGGGCGCAATACCTATGGAGCATTTAATATAGTCACCGCATTCTTTTCGAATGTCCTCTTTTATGCGATAAGCCACCTCCCTGAAATCAGGATAGACAAGTTTGTATGAACTAAAGTTCATCACAGCCTCATCAATGCTTTTGGCCATTACGTTCGGCGTGTCGCAATAGCTGGTCAGCACTTTCATGACGGCCACGTGTATCTCGCGGTAGCGGTGCGGACGTGTGGTGGTCGTCATCATCTGCGGGCACAAGGCCTTGCCCTCACCGAGGCGCATGCCGGTCTTCACGCCAAAACGTTTGGCTTCTATAGACGGTGCGATGATGCAAGCATTGGGACTATCAAACGTGAGCACACCCAGCGGGCGGTCCCTGAATTGGGGGTTGTCCTGCTGCTCCACACTGGCAAAGTAGCTGTTCATGTCTACATACATGATGACAGCGCCGTTAGTTCCGTTGTATGAGTTAGCCGAGATCCGCATAAATGCCCGTTTGCTAAGCCGAAACTAGCACATTTGGACAATTGTACAAATTTTTATTGGACATTTATTTAGAATTAATGTACAAACCAACTTGTACATGGCACAGTTTTGAAGCAAACTCCCAAAACAATACCATGGCAAGAAGATGGATAGTCTTGATACTGAGCATCATCAATCCATTTTTCGACTGGCTATTAGGGCTTACACCCCTGGCAGGAAGGTCGATGGTGGAAATAACCGATCAGTATGATACACTATTCAGGCCTGCTGGTTATGCATTTGCTATCTGGGGAGTTATCTATTTGTCCTTTATCATCTACGCCGTTTACCAGTTATTACCTGCACAAAGGGCCAATAAACTTTACGACAATGTGGCAACGACTTTCATTATATCGAACCTGTTGGGAATGGCCTGGCAGGTAGCTTTTAGAAATGATGTTATTACTGCCAGTCTTGCAATAATTATTGCAATGCTTGTTTCCTCTATCGTTATGTATGCCCTTACCCGGAATGCAGCACTGGCGAACAGGACAAACAAGTGGATCTCCGTTCCGTTTGGCCTGTACATGGCCTGGCTATCCGTCGCAACAATCGCTAACATTGGGATCTGGCTGGCTAGTATAGATTGGCGCGGCGGCGGCGTTTCAGAAATACTGTGGACGAACATAATGCTTGCCCTGGCCCTGGGTCTGGCTATGTTATTAAGCCGGTTGTTCCGCGACTTAAGTATACCAATTGTAGTAACCTGGGCAATTCTTGCTATCTATATTCAAGTGCATGACACCGAACACCGCGTGGCAGCAGTTGCACTCATTGCAGGCCTGGCAGGTGTTGCGTGGATAATTGGATTAGGCATATGGGACAAATCCAGGACACGTCACATTAGCGCTTCATAACAGGCGCGATCACCTTTCCAATGTTACCACTTGGCATCTGTATTTTGAGCAATGCAGCAAGGGTTGGAGCTATATCGGTCATATATACAGTGCGGTGGGTTTCACCTTTGGCAATACCCCAACCATACCATAACAAAGGGATGTGCGTGTCGTAAGGATTCCAGGAACCATGTGTAGTACCAGTAGCGCCATGATCGCCACTGAACCAGCCCGGCTCGGATATTATTTGAATGACTCCGCTCCTTTTACGATTATAGCCGTTGATGGCCATTTCCCTTATCGGCTCGGGCAAGGCCAGCCTGCCTATCAATTCCATATCTATTGCATAAGCAATCCCCGGACGTTTGCCCAGCCAATCGGTAATAGCAGCTTTCACCTGCGTACGATCCAGTTTCAATCGCGCAATGCCCGATTCATTGAGGTATACCTGGTAGTTGGTGAACAGACGCACCAACGTATCATGAACACCGAAAGTGTTTTTCAAATGACTATTCAGCAATCGCGCAGTTACAGTATCATTATCTGAACCTGCAGAAATTTTCATATCCTGCATGAACGTTGGATTGTGCGCCGCTCCATGATCCGCAGTCAGGAACAAAGTATACTCACCCTTGCCTACCGACCGATCGAGGTATTTCAGAAACTCAGCCAGCTCTATATCAAACCGAAGGAACATGTCCTCCATTTCTACCGAATTTGGGCCAAAGCGATGCCCGGCATAATCCGTCGATGAAAAACTCACACATAGAAAATCAGGATCGTTTGACTGCCCTAGTTTCTCCTCGTTGATGCAAGCCTTTGCCAGGTTAAAGACCATTGTATTTCCATAGGGCAAATAGCGCAGCCCGTAATATCCCAACCTGCTTCGATCAAAACCTTTTACCGAATGCGGAAATATAGGAGCGCGTTCGCCGGGAAAAGGACCTTCGTAGCGATTGTCGTCGACCACGCTTTGTTTGTATGTATTCAAAGGGTAAAGCAAAGACCAATCAGGAGAAACAAAAGTATCATGGTTGGCAAGGTTAAATTTATTCAGCCATTCGGGCAAGCTGTTTCCATAAAATGAACTGGTAACAAAATTGCCAGTGCTGTCATCGAACCAGTAGGCCCCATTGGCCATGTGTCCAGCCGGCAAAATGCTGCCGCGGTCTTTAATGGCTACGCCAAATACTTTTGAACGGCTATTGGTCGCCAACTTTAGTTCGTCGGTGACAGTCGTGGCCATTAAGTTTTTGGGGCTCATCTTCCCAGCAACCACGCTACCACCTACAGGTCGCACATTATCATCCTGTGCGCAATAAGAATATTTACCAGTGATGTTATCGAGCCAATCGTTGGCAGCGATGCCGTGGATGGAAGGAACGGAACCAGTATACACACAAGCATGTCCCGGACCCGTGAACGAAGGCAGGTAGTTGATCATGGTATTCTGGCAATTGAATCCTTCCGACATCAGGCGCTTAAAACCGCCTTCAGTATAGCGATCGTAGTAACGATAAAGATAGTCCCAGCGCATCTGGTCGACCACGATACCCACCACCAGCTTCGGCCGGGGAACAGCTTTATTTTGTGCGTTAGAGCCAGATACAGATGCTAAAAAGACGAATAAGAAGAGAAAATGCCTCATGAAATAGCGGAGTTGCGCTGCAATATAGTGAGCGTGGGCAAGCATTTTGAGGATAATTTGATTAATTTCGCACCCGTAAATACCCAATTCTTTACACTAAAATCATTATCAGGTAATTATGGATTTATTTGCCAAATTTGAATCAAGACTTGGACCGATTGGTGATTACGCCGAAAAAGCGCCCGGATATTTTGCATTCCCTAAGCTGGAAGGAGAGATAGGAAACAGGATGATGTTCCAGGGCAAAGAGCGTATCGTTTGGAGCCTGAATAACTACCTGGGTCTTGCCAACCACCCCGAAGTACGTAAAGCAGACAAAGAAGCAACAGAACAATATGGCCTCGCCTACCCAATGGGTGCGCGCATGATGAGCGGTAACTCTAACCACCACGAGCAGCTGGAAAAAGATCTGGCTGAATTCGTAGGTAAGGAAGACGCTATGCTATTCAACTACGGTTACCAGGGCATGGTTTCAGCCATCGACAGCCTGTGCAGCCGCCGCGACGTGATCGTTTACGACGCAGAATCTCATGCCTGCATTATCGACGGTTTGCGCATGCACCCCGGCCATCGCTATGTATACAAACACAACAACGTTGAAGACTGCGAAAAACAACTGCAGCGCGCTACAGAAATGGCAGCGCAAACAGGTGGTGGTATCCTCGTGATCACCGAAGGCGTTTTCGGCATGTCAGGCAACCAGGGTGCTATCAAAGAGATCGCTGCCCTGAAAAGCAAATACGAGTTCCGCCTTTTTGTAGATGACGCACACGGCTTCGGTACAATGGGCAAAACAGGTGCCGGTATCGGTGAAGAGCAAGGTTGCATGGATCAGATCGATGTATACTTCTCTACATTCGCTAAGTCTATGGCGAGCATCGGTGGCTTCCTGGCTGCTGACAAAAAAGTGCTGACCTTCCTGCGCTACAACATGCGCTCGCAGGTGTTCGCTAAATCGCTGCCAATGGCTATCGTTGTAGGTAACCAGAAACGCCTGGACCTGCTCCGCACCAAGCCTGAGCTGAAAGAAAAACTGTGGCATAACGTGAACAGGCTGCAAAACGGCCTGCGCGAAAGAGGCTTCGATATAGGCACTACCAACACACCGGTAACACCAGTGCACATGAAAGGTGGCCTGTTCGATGCTACTCAGCTGATCTTCGACATGCGCGAGAACTACAACATTTTCTGCTCGGTAGTTGTATACCCTGTTATTCCAAAAGGCCAGATCATCCTGCGCCTGATACCTACAGCTGTACACACTGACGAAGACATCGACCTGACACTGAAAGCATTCAGCGAACTGCGCGAGAAACTGGACAACAAAGTGTACCCGCAGGAAATGCCGAACATCAACGCAAAGGCAGCGGTTACTGCTTAATTCAATAATCATTTTTTCCGAAAGCCATCTTGTATTGAGATGGCTTTCGTATTTTTCGAACTTTACGAACCATAATGAAAGTATTTATCGTCGGTGCATCGGGCCTCGTGGGCAATAATTGCATGAAGCATTTCAGTGAGCAAGGCTGGGATGTAAAAGGATCTTATTTTTCTTACGAGCAACCAGGCACTGTGTTTTATAGCACGCTCGACACTGTCAACTCAAAGAACTTTGACATAGTAGGCTGGAAACCCGATGTGATCGTACACTGCGGAGCGATGACGCATGTTGACTACTGCGAAACACATGAGGACGAGAGCTACCAGCAAACTGTGCAGAGCACGATAAACCTGATAGAGGTAGCAAAGCAATGCAAAGCGCGCTTTGTTTACATTTCTACCGACTATGTATTTGATGGAAAGAGCGGCCCTTATCGCGAAGACGCACCGGTAAATCCATTGAGTGTATATGCCCGCCATAAACTGGAAGCAGAACAACTGGCAATTAAAGAACTGGACAAAACACTGGTACTGCGCGTTACTAATGTTTATGGCAATGAAGCGAGAGGAAAAAACTTTGTAGCCCGCATAGTAGACCAGTGCTTAAACAAACAAAAACTCACCCTGAAATTACCTTACGACCAATACGCGTCCCCAACCAATGCCTGGGACATAGCCCGCGCTATGTACGTGCTATTGCGTGACAGCAAACACGGCATCTACCACGTAGGGAGCACCGATTACATGAACCGCGTAGAACTGGCGCTGAAGGTGTTAAGCTATTTCCCGCATGCTGAATACGACCTGATACCGATGAGCACTGCAGAGTTGCAACAACCGGCTGCACGTCCATTATTAGGTGGTTTTGTAAAATCGAAATTCAGCAATGAATACCCCGAAATGCTCTTCGGGAACGTAGATAGCTACCTGCAGGAAATCCTTGGTTAAAGGCAAAAAGAAATCCCGACATACCGTGGTAAGTCGGGATAGGACTGTACTTACTAACCCATCGTAAGTAAAGCAAATATCTGAAAAAGGATTTTCAAAAGGAAATTAATTTTTCTCCAATATTAAATTATGGCTTTAATGGCCCGGCAGGACTGAATGCAATGATTTGCAGACTGTTCTACCGGGCTTTAAAATGCTATCCCGTCAGCTAAAAATTGACACAGACAGACAAAAAGTCACCTAAAGGGACAACATTACGCCATAATGGCTGAAAATTTTGAATGGTCCATGGTTTGTTTAGGTATCTGCGTAAACAAAAACGCTAACAACTAAACAAATTAAACTATGTATCAGGCAAAATCTCGCTACAGCGCACCCCACACCTTTGGTGGCATATTGGAAGGCTTATTCAATGACTTCAATACTGAATTCAAAGCCAACCCTCCGGCTAACATATTGGAAACAGAAAAAAGCTATGAAGTACACCTGGTAGCACCGGGTCTTAAAAAAGACGACTTTAAGATCAACCTGGAACGCAACATTCTGACAATTTCTTACGACAAGAAAGAAGACGCGGCTGCCCAGGAAGGTAAATGGCTGAGGAGCGAATACAAAGCAGCAGCCTTCAAAAGAAGCTTTACACTGAATGATAAGGTAAACACCTCCGCCATCAACGCAAAATATACCGATGGTATACTGGCAATAGAACTGCCTAAAAAGGAGAATGCCGAACCGGCAACACAACAAATATCAGTGAACTAAAGATCGTTAGGATTGGTTTAAGATTTAACAGACGAAGCAAAGGGCGAAGTTTTCACTTCGCCCTTTTTGTTTTTTTTCGCTTTCGCTGTTTTACTATTTTACGTAGCCTAGTATTTTCAACATGCTCTGAGCGGTCTGCTCTTTGGCATACAGCCAGTCCTCCAGCTCACCGTTCTTATTGCGCTCTACCACAACGTGCTTGGGCGATGGAATCATACAGTGCTTGATGCCTCCGTACCCAGCAAGCTGATCCTGGTAAGCACCGGTATGGAAGAATCCGATATATAGTGGTTCAGCGCCCTTAGCCTTATCTATTTTAGGCAGGAACACAGCGTTAATGTGCTCTTCGGATGTATAGAAGTCGTGACTATCACAGGTAAGGCCGCCAAGGTGGACCTCCTGGTATTCTCGGTCCCAGCCGTTGATGGGCAACAGCAGGAATTTTTCACCAATACCCCAGGTATCGGGCAGTGTCGTGATGAACGAACTATCGATCATGTACCAGATCTCACGGTCGTTTTGCATCTTATCATCAAGAATGCTGTAAATAACCGCACCACTCTCGCCCACTGTAAATGAACCAAACTCTGTATAGATATTGGGAACATCTACTTTATTACGCTTACACACCTGCTTGATATTCGACACGATCTCGTTGACCATATAATTATAGTCATAGTCGAAAGCAAGTGAGTGTTTGATGGGAAACCCACCACCGATATTGAGACCATCCAATTCAGGACAGATCTTTTT comes from Polluticoccus soli and encodes:
- a CDS encoding PA0069 family radical SAM protein, whose amino-acid sequence is MINQRANERFDKGRGAQFNPKNRFLKGEYVQEHPEAIDDWEVEERKTEYIFDDSKTLVNKVTSPDVGMMFSANPYQGCEHGCIYCYARNSHEYWGYSAGVDFESRIVVKKNAPQLLKKFFENPNWEPSVISLSGNTDCYQPIERRMRITRKLLEICLEYRNPVGILTKNALVLRDLDIIKELNRLNLVRVFSSITSLDEDLRRVLEPRTASYRSRLKVVETLAKNGVPTGIMNAPLIPGLNDMHMHDVLKASAEAGAKWAGYTVVRLNGAIGPIFKDWLFKAFPDRAEKVWGQIAACHEGQVNDSRWGNRMVGDGKFAELIRTQFHLYCKKYGLNQTEMEWNTSSFRRIKHGQLPLF
- a CDS encoding DNA polymerase Y family protein encodes the protein MRISANSYNGTNGAVIMYVDMNSYFASVEQQDNPQFRDRPLGVLTFDSPNACIIAPSIEAKRFGVKTGMRLGEGKALCPQMMTTTTRPHRYREIHVAVMKVLTSYCDTPNVMAKSIDEAVMNFSSYKLVYPDFREVAYRIKEDIRKECGDYIKCSIGIAPNSFLAKLGTELQKPDGLIVITPDNIDDYLATMKLTDLPGIAKANEKRLQTIGIRTPLELRHASDALLRRAFGGVVGNYWHSRLHFRETDLYKNDYRAMSATRTVSQVQRESKQSLESLLISLCTRLEQRMVKQDVFCKEVSFFIRYKDFTSWETKIKLADPTQDAMEMRSYIYDRIAEFERPRNIDTIFNNRTMQMGVAISNFIHGARIQYSLFENKIKADTARKTMYNIKDRYGKNAVRKACETIRPNEMADAIGFGSVKDLYEGDKFNKYMLEED
- a CDS encoding TspO/MBR family protein, which encodes MARRWIVLILSIINPFFDWLLGLTPLAGRSMVEITDQYDTLFRPAGYAFAIWGVIYLSFIIYAVYQLLPAQRANKLYDNVATTFIISNLLGMAWQVAFRNDVITASLAIIIAMLVSSIVMYALTRNAALANRTNKWISVPFGLYMAWLSVATIANIGIWLASIDWRGGGVSEILWTNIMLALALGLAMLLSRLFRDLSIPIVVTWAILAIYIQVHDTEHRVAAVALIAGLAGVAWIIGLGIWDKSRTRHISAS
- the pafA gene encoding alkaline phosphatase PafA; the protein is MLAHAHYIAAQLRYFMRHFLFLFVFLASVSGSNAQNKAVPRPKLVVGIVVDQMRWDYLYRYYDRYTEGGFKRLMSEGFNCQNTMINYLPSFTGPGHACVYTGSVPSIHGIAANDWLDNITGKYSYCAQDDNVRPVGGSVVAGKMSPKNLMATTVTDELKLATNSRSKVFGVAIKDRGSILPAGHMANGAYWFDDSTGNFVTSSFYGNSLPEWLNKFNLANHDTFVSPDWSLLYPLNTYKQSVVDDNRYEGPFPGERAPIFPHSVKGFDRSRLGYYGLRYLPYGNTMVFNLAKACINEEKLGQSNDPDFLCVSFSSTDYAGHRFGPNSVEMEDMFLRFDIELAEFLKYLDRSVGKGEYTLFLTADHGAAHNPTFMQDMKISAGSDNDTVTARLLNSHLKNTFGVHDTLVRLFTNYQVYLNESGIARLKLDRTQVKAAITDWLGKRPGIAYAIDMELIGRLALPEPIREMAINGYNRKRSGVIQIISEPGWFSGDHGATGTTHGSWNPYDTHIPLLWYGWGIAKGETHRTVYMTDIAPTLAALLKIQMPSGNIGKVIAPVMKR
- a CDS encoding aminotransferase class I/II-fold pyridoxal phosphate-dependent enzyme gives rise to the protein MDLFAKFESRLGPIGDYAEKAPGYFAFPKLEGEIGNRMMFQGKERIVWSLNNYLGLANHPEVRKADKEATEQYGLAYPMGARMMSGNSNHHEQLEKDLAEFVGKEDAMLFNYGYQGMVSAIDSLCSRRDVIVYDAESHACIIDGLRMHPGHRYVYKHNNVEDCEKQLQRATEMAAQTGGGILVITEGVFGMSGNQGAIKEIAALKSKYEFRLFVDDAHGFGTMGKTGAGIGEEQGCMDQIDVYFSTFAKSMASIGGFLAADKKVLTFLRYNMRSQVFAKSLPMAIVVGNQKRLDLLRTKPELKEKLWHNVNRLQNGLRERGFDIGTTNTPVTPVHMKGGLFDATQLIFDMRENYNIFCSVVVYPVIPKGQIILRLIPTAVHTDEDIDLTLKAFSELREKLDNKVYPQEMPNINAKAAVTA
- a CDS encoding SDR family oxidoreductase, whose protein sequence is MKVFIVGASGLVGNNCMKHFSEQGWDVKGSYFSYEQPGTVFYSTLDTVNSKNFDIVGWKPDVIVHCGAMTHVDYCETHEDESYQQTVQSTINLIEVAKQCKARFVYISTDYVFDGKSGPYREDAPVNPLSVYARHKLEAEQLAIKELDKTLVLRVTNVYGNEARGKNFVARIVDQCLNKQKLTLKLPYDQYASPTNAWDIARAMYVLLRDSKHGIYHVGSTDYMNRVELALKVLSYFPHAEYDLIPMSTAELQQPAARPLLGGFVKSKFSNEYPEMLFGNVDSYLQEILG
- a CDS encoding Hsp20/alpha crystallin family protein, translated to MYQAKSRYSAPHTFGGILEGLFNDFNTEFKANPPANILETEKSYEVHLVAPGLKKDDFKINLERNILTISYDKKEDAAAQEGKWLRSEYKAAAFKRSFTLNDKVNTSAINAKYTDGILAIELPKKENAEPATQQISVN